In Halopseudomonas nanhaiensis, a single window of DNA contains:
- a CDS encoding FAD-dependent oxidoreductase: MSNCLETDICILGGGIAGLWLNARLRSEGFSTLLIERGALGGGQSSKSQGIIHGGTKYALHGKLTTAAEAIAGMPQRWRDCLQGKGEVDLSGVRLLSEHHYLWSPGNLISNLAGFFASKALRGRVDQVKGAELPAVFANPAFRGKVYRLAELVLDVPDVIRRLAELSGESLAVSSSAQVMRHGDGSVAGIRMGDTTVVARRYVLTAGEGNEGLLQSWGVEQPAMQRRPLQMVLVKGRDLPALYAHCLGSSPKPRITVTTHPCADGQWCWYLGGELAELGVNMTPDALIDRARAELKELLPWVHLDECQWTTLPVNRAEPAQSGLVRPDTAYLQAVHNVLVSWPTKLALAPDLADQTLGELRKQGIAPEIAQPVSDLPTPKLAAPVWDVAF, translated from the coding sequence ATGAGCAACTGCCTGGAAACCGACATCTGCATCCTCGGCGGCGGCATCGCCGGCCTCTGGCTCAACGCGCGCCTGCGCAGCGAAGGCTTCAGCACGCTTCTGATCGAGCGGGGAGCCCTGGGCGGAGGGCAGAGCAGCAAGTCCCAGGGCATCATTCACGGCGGCACCAAGTATGCGCTGCACGGCAAGCTGACCACCGCCGCCGAGGCCATTGCCGGCATGCCCCAGCGCTGGCGTGACTGCCTGCAGGGCAAGGGCGAGGTCGATCTCAGCGGCGTACGGTTGCTTTCCGAGCATCACTACCTGTGGTCACCGGGGAATCTCATCAGCAACCTCGCCGGCTTCTTCGCCAGCAAGGCGTTGCGCGGACGTGTGGATCAGGTGAAGGGCGCCGAGCTCCCTGCGGTATTCGCCAACCCGGCGTTCCGCGGCAAGGTGTATCGTCTTGCCGAACTGGTACTCGACGTACCCGACGTGATCCGCCGCCTGGCCGAACTGTCCGGCGAGAGCCTGGCGGTATCCAGCTCGGCGCAGGTTATGCGACACGGCGACGGCAGCGTCGCCGGCATCCGCATGGGTGATACCACCGTAGTCGCCAGGCGCTACGTACTTACTGCCGGCGAGGGCAATGAGGGTCTGTTGCAAAGCTGGGGCGTGGAGCAGCCGGCGATGCAAAGACGCCCGCTACAGATGGTTCTGGTCAAGGGTCGCGATCTGCCAGCATTGTACGCCCACTGCCTGGGCAGTAGTCCCAAGCCGCGCATCACGGTGACTACGCACCCGTGTGCCGATGGCCAATGGTGCTGGTACCTCGGAGGTGAACTCGCCGAACTGGGGGTCAACATGACCCCCGACGCGTTGATCGACCGGGCTCGTGCAGAGCTCAAGGAACTGCTGCCCTGGGTTCATCTGGATGAATGTCAATGGACGACGCTGCCGGTCAACCGCGCCGAGCCCGCCCAGAGCGGGCTGGTCCGCCCGGATACAGCGTACCTGCAGGCAGTCCACAATGTCCTTGTCAGCTGGCCGACCAAGCTGGCGCTGGCGCCGGATCTGGCCGATCAGACGCTTGGCGAATTGAGAAAGCAGGGAATCGCCCCGGAAATCGCACAGCCGGTCAGCGACCTGCCTACCCCGAA